One window of the Vigna radiata var. radiata cultivar VC1973A chromosome 1, Vradiata_ver6, whole genome shotgun sequence genome contains the following:
- the LOC106764345 gene encoding probable sulfate transporter 3.5, with amino-acid sequence MGTLGNTEVYNHNHEDNDPEEYLHGVNFSIQRGFKEKLKASLKEALFPDDPFRQFKNEEKKTRRVLKGVQYFIPIFEWLPTYNWRLFCSDLIAGLTISSLAIPQGISYAKLADLPPLIGLYSSFVPPLVYAIFGSSRHMAVGTIAAASLLIGQTIQKVADPNEDPTLYLHLIFTTTFVTGVFQAALGFFRLGILVDFFSHSTINGFMGGTAVILILQQLKGVFGMIHFSQKTNLVAVIKSIVNNRHEIRWEPTVLGVVLLAFLQFTRHLRNKNPKLFWVQAIGPMVTVVVAGVFTYLVKGQKHGIQIVGHLDKGLNPLSIHYMNFNGKYLSAVLQAGIITGVLSLAEGIAIGRSFAVADNTPHDGNKEMIAFGLMNLFGSFTSCYLTSGPFSKTAVNYNAGCKTAMANVVQAVIMALTLQFLAPLFGYTPMVALSVIIISAMLGLIHYEEVVHLFKVDKFDFVICMAAFLGVILISMDVGLMISVGLGVLRALLYVARPAPCKLGKLAEVGLYRDTEQYKVSTFAGVLIIQLGSPVYFANSNYVKERIMRYIRSEQASTGENVEHIVLDLSGVTSIDTTAIKALDELVKVLTKNAIKILFVNPRVEVLEKLMLSKFVDKIGKEAFYLTLDEAVMASQYSLRSSKENHGEGGMV; translated from the exons ATGGGTACTCTTGGTAACACGGAAGTTTACAATCACAACCATGAAGATAATGATCCTGAAGAGTATCTTCATGGGGTGAATTTCTCGATCCAGAGAGGATTCAAGGAGAAACTGAAGGCGAGTTTGAAGGAAGCTTTGTTTCCTGATGATCCCTTCAGGCAGTTCAAGAACGAGGAGAAAAAGACGAGGAGGGTGCTCAAGGGGGTGCAATACTTCATCCCTATCTTTGAGTGGCTACCCACGTATAATTGGCGTCTCTTTTGCTCTGACTTGATCGCAGGTTTAACCATATCAAGCCTTGCCATCCCTCAAGGCATTAGCTATGCCAAACTTGCAGACCTTCCTCCTCTCATTGGCCTTT ATTCGAGCTTTGTCCCACCTCTGGTGTATGCTATTTTTGGGAGTTCAAGGCACATGGCTGTGGGGACGATAGCAGCAGCATCATTGCTTATTGGTCAAACCATACAAAAGGTGGCAGACCCAAACGAGGACCCAACCTTGTATCTTCATTTGATATTCACAACCACCTTTGTCACTGGTGTTTTCCAAGCTGCTTTGGGATTTTTCAG GCTGGGGATATTGGTGGACTTTTTCTCTCATTCTACCATCAATGGCTTCATGGGAGGGACAGCAGTGATTCTCATCCTCCAACAGCTAAAGGGCGTGTTTGGAATGATACATTTTTCACAGAAAACCAACTTGGTGGCGGTGATAAAGAGCATCGTTAACAATAGACACGAG ATTAGGTGGGAACCTACAGTTCTTGGAGTGGTCTTGCTTGCTTTCTTGCAATTTACCAGGCACTTG AGGAACAAGAATCCAAAACTGTTTTGGGTACAGGCTATAGGTCCAATGGTGACTGTAGTAGTTGCTGGTGTTTTCACCTACCTCGTCAAGGGCCAAAAACATGGAATTCAAATT GTGGGGCATCTAGACAAAGGATTAAATCCATTGTCCATCCACTACATGAACTTTAATGGTAAATACTTATCAGCAGTTCTGCAAGCTGGAATTATCACAGGGGTGTTATCATTAGCA GAAGGAATAGCAATAGGAAGAAGCTTTGCTGTTGCTGATAACACACCTCATGATGGGAACAAAGAAATGATCGCTTTTGGCCTCATGAACTTGTTCGGATCTTTTACTTCATGCTATTTGACTAGTG GACCATTTTCGAAGACTGCAGTGAATTACAATGCAGGGTGTAAGACTGCAATGGCAAATGTGGTACAGGCAGTGATAATGGCACTGACACTGCAATTTTTGGCACCATTATTTGGCTACACCCCTATGGTTGCTCTCTCAGTCATTATCATATCTGCCATGCTTGGACTCATTCATTACGAAGAAGTCGTTCATCTCTTCAAAGTTGACAAATTTGATTTTGTCATTTGCATGGCTGCTTTCCTCGGAGTTATCCTCATAAGCATGGATGTTGGTCTCATGATTTCT GTTGGACTAGGGGTTTTGAGAGCACTGTTATATGTGGCTAGACCAGCGCCATGCAAGCTTGGAAAGTTAGCTGAAGTTGGTTTATACAGAGACACAGAACAATATAAAGTTTCAACATTCGCTGGGGTTCTTATTATTCAACTTGGCTCTCCCGTTTACTTTGCAAATTCTAATTACGTCAAAGAAAG GATTATGAGGTATATTCGAAGTGAACAAGCTTCTACCGGAGAGAATGTTGAACACATCGTACTTGATTTGTCAG GAGTAACATCCATTGACACAACTGCTATCAAAGCATTGGATGAGCTAGTTAAAGTGTTGACAAAGAATGCAATTAAG ATTTTGTTCGTAAATCCGAGGGTGGAGGTGTTGGAGAAGCTTATGTTATCAAAGTTTGTTGACAAAATTGGGAAAGAAGCGTTCTATCTAACATTGGATGAGGCAGTGATGGCAAGTCAATATTCACTTCGTTCAtcaaaggaaaatcatggcgaAGGTGGCATggtttaa